Proteins from one Hydrogenivirga caldilitoris genomic window:
- the selD gene encoding selenide, water dikinase SelD yields MGPGDLQEILEGLNVYTDEHTLVTVGDDAGVYEYGGVVWVHTVDFITPILNDPYLWGAISSANSLSDVYAMGGVPLNALAIVGFNNCDLEVSTFKEVMRGAVDKLREAKTVLLGGHTIDDKEPKFGLAVAGVCPEGRYITQGGAKPGQLLILTKPIGTGILVKGVKEGLLREKDISNAIENMLTLNDKARTLMLSLGATSCTDVTGFGLLGHAWNVCKSSEVGMRIYFEKVPVYELSAHLVKKKIYPKGAMDNLKFVKENLRSDLDLWKLILLCDPVTSGGLLFTVDRGKEGYLQNKAKELNVNLWIVGEVLPERVLEVV; encoded by the coding sequence CTGGGTCCGGGGGACCTGCAGGAGATACTGGAAGGGCTCAACGTTTACACGGACGAGCATACGCTCGTTACTGTGGGAGACGATGCGGGAGTCTATGAGTATGGAGGTGTGGTTTGGGTTCACACCGTTGACTTCATAACCCCTATACTCAACGACCCCTACCTGTGGGGCGCGATAAGCTCTGCCAACTCCCTGAGCGACGTTTACGCTATGGGAGGAGTTCCCTTAAACGCCCTTGCCATAGTGGGTTTTAACAACTGTGACCTGGAGGTGAGCACTTTTAAGGAAGTTATGAGGGGGGCGGTGGACAAGCTAAGAGAGGCAAAGACGGTCCTCCTCGGGGGGCACACGATAGACGACAAGGAGCCTAAGTTCGGTCTCGCCGTTGCAGGCGTGTGTCCCGAAGGTAGATACATAACCCAGGGCGGAGCAAAACCGGGACAGCTCCTCATCCTGACCAAACCGATAGGGACAGGGATACTCGTAAAGGGAGTTAAGGAAGGGCTTCTTAGGGAGAAGGACATAAGCAATGCCATTGAGAACATGCTCACCCTCAACGATAAGGCGAGGACCCTGATGCTCTCCCTCGGAGCTACCTCCTGCACTGACGTTACCGGTTTCGGGCTTCTCGGGCATGCATGGAACGTATGTAAGAGTTCAGAGGTCGGTATGAGGATTTACTTTGAGAAGGTTCCTGTTTATGAGCTCTCTGCCCATCTAGTTAAGAAGAAGATCTATCCCAAAGGAGCGATGGACAACCTGAAATTCGTTAAGGAGAACTTAAGAAGCGATCTGGATCTCTGGAAGCTTATTCTTCTATGTGATCCCGTGACCTCTGGAGGGCTTCTTTTCACGGTTGATAGAGGAAAAGAAGGTTATTTACAGAACAAAGCTAAGGAACTCAACGTTAACCTCTGGATCGTAGGGGAAGTTTTGCCCGAGAGGGTCTTAGAGGTAGTTTAA
- a CDS encoding IS5 family transposase produces MKYLSIGRNWREYNEEPVKRGEILIDSSNFSPREEKAKKRERPYTYPWQLIWVLLFIKFALRLPYRQTEGLTRELFGSLGLKVPNFRTLHYRFTTSNFNLSDFPDPEELPDDFVIILDSTGVKVTNRGEWLRKKHGKKTRKGWIKLHVALDLKRKKVVAMKVTDERVHDSQKAKELIEKSKKKAEGKGKRVSKVIADAGYDTHEFFRYLGEEGIEPAVLVRKGAKIKGNPVRDRVIRQIRKGKKKWKEAVGYGKRWLIESFFSTFKRWFGEYVVSKRFDNMRKELVFMVGIMNTLMMAQVV; encoded by the coding sequence ATAAAATACCTGTCCATAGGCAGGAACTGGAGAGAGTATAACGAGGAGCCTGTTAAGAGAGGAGAGATTCTAATTGACTCCTCCAATTTCAGCCCAAGGGAGGAAAAAGCAAAGAAGCGGGAAAGACCATATACATATCCATGGCAGCTTATCTGGGTTCTGCTATTCATAAAGTTTGCCCTCAGACTTCCCTACAGGCAAACTGAAGGACTTACAAGAGAGTTATTCGGTTCCTTGGGACTAAAGGTGCCTAACTTTAGAACACTCCACTATAGGTTCACAACCTCTAACTTCAACCTATCTGACTTTCCTGATCCTGAAGAACTACCTGACGACTTTGTAATCATTCTTGACTCTACGGGAGTGAAGGTAACAAATAGAGGGGAGTGGCTAAGGAAGAAGCATGGGAAGAAGACAAGGAAAGGGTGGATAAAGCTACACGTAGCCTTAGACCTGAAGAGGAAGAAGGTGGTGGCTATGAAAGTAACAGATGAGAGAGTTCATGATTCCCAGAAGGCTAAAGAGCTTATAGAGAAGTCAAAGAAGAAGGCAGAGGGAAAAGGGAAGAGGGTTAGCAAGGTTATAGCGGATGCGGGATATGATACTCATGAGTTCTTCAGGTATTTAGGAGAGGAAGGTATAGAGCCTGCAGTACTTGTGAGAAAGGGGGCTAAGATAAAAGGAAATCCCGTGAGGGACAGGGTGATAAGGCAGATAAGGAAGGGGAAGAAGAAATGGAAGGAGGCGGTGGGATATGGCAAGAGGTGGCTTATTGAGAGCTTCTTTTCAACCTTCAAGCGATGGTTTGGAGAGTATGTAGTGAGCAAGAGGTTTGATAACATGAGGAAGGAGCTTGTGTTTATGGTTGGGATAATGAACACGCTGATGATGGCTCAGGTGGTATGA
- the xerA gene encoding site-specific tyrosine recombinase/integron integrase has translation MIKGLSEIMTLKETAKYLKTTREGKIPAVKIESGKDNKVIIRVPYDQELIRKIKTVSGRKWNPQGKYWEVPYSDGLIAKLQNLFGENLFIDPYFYLIPLQRELSIRKYSRKTIKSYVRYNRDFLLFAGKKSEEIKNEDIKKYLYYMVEKKRVATSTLNIIINALKFYYGEVLGKEFIYEVKRPKKDKKLPVVLSKEEVHKILNAPSNIKHKVILMVVYSAGLRVGEVVKLKPEDIDSERGLIHIKGSKGRKDRYTILSQTALKILREYYKEYKPSKWLFEGARKGGHISTRTVQAIFKQACRKAGIKKDVTVHSLRHSFATHLLESGIDLRYIQEILGHKSSKTTEIYTHVSKASIASIKSPIDTIFKERKP, from the coding sequence ATGATAAAAGGTCTCTCTGAAATAATGACCCTTAAGGAGACCGCAAAATATTTAAAAACTACAAGGGAAGGAAAAATCCCTGCTGTGAAAATTGAATCTGGAAAGGATAACAAGGTTATAATCCGTGTTCCTTATGATCAGGAATTGATAAGGAAAATAAAGACAGTTTCTGGAAGGAAATGGAATCCACAAGGAAAATATTGGGAAGTTCCTTACAGTGATGGTTTAATAGCAAAACTTCAAAATCTTTTTGGTGAAAATCTTTTTATTGACCCTTACTTTTATCTTATCCCATTGCAAAGGGAACTTTCAATAAGGAAATATTCCAGAAAAACAATTAAATCTTATGTGCGGTACAATCGAGATTTTCTCCTATTTGCAGGGAAGAAATCAGAGGAGATCAAAAATGAAGATATTAAAAAGTATCTTTATTATATGGTAGAGAAAAAGAGAGTAGCTACTTCTACTTTGAACATTATTATAAATGCACTGAAATTTTATTATGGAGAAGTTTTAGGAAAGGAGTTTATCTATGAAGTAAAGCGTCCTAAAAAGGATAAAAAATTACCTGTAGTTTTGAGCAAAGAAGAGGTTCATAAAATTTTGAATGCACCTTCCAACATTAAACATAAGGTAATATTGATGGTAGTATATTCAGCAGGTTTAAGAGTTGGAGAGGTGGTAAAACTCAAGCCCGAGGATATTGATTCAGAGAGAGGACTAATTCATATCAAAGGCAGCAAAGGGCGTAAGGACAGATATACAATTCTCTCTCAAACTGCTTTGAAGATTTTAAGAGAGTATTATAAGGAATACAAGCCTTCAAAATGGTTATTTGAAGGTGCAAGGAAAGGCGGGCACATTTCAACAAGGACCGTTCAGGCAATCTTCAAACAGGCATGCAGGAAGGCAGGAATAAAAAAGGATGTAACAGTTCATTCATTAAGACATAGTTTTGCTACCCATCTTCTTGAAAGTGGGATTGATTTAAGATACATTCAGGAAATACTCGGACATAAAAGTAGTAAAACAACGGAGATTTATACACATGTTAGTAAAGCAAGCATAGCAAGTATAAAAAGCCCTATTGACACAATTTTTAAGGAGAGGAAACCATGA
- the dnaB gene encoding replicative DNA helicase produces MLSLNIKPPHDPAAERSVLGTMLADPDNIPVVLEYLTEEDFYIEEHKLLFNIIVKLWQEHGNNWDEVILGDYIRKEGLEERLPFEWILGIYEEAAPINTLETACRIVKEKAGLRSVLELSVNLIKDVKELQDFNTIIEVAQSKIFEISEKTTVTHYHHIKDVAREVIEIIDKFRKTERLVTGLSTGFTELDMMTTGFHPSDLIVLAARPGMGKTSFMLTLVSHAAFVEEKPVAIFSLEMSKEQLVMRLLSGMAEVPLQKLRSGFITDDEREKLLSAALELSKAEIYIDDTPALTTTELRVKSRKLKKEKGIEFIAVDYLQMLRSPVRKSSRQEEVAEISRNLKALAKELSIPVLALAQLSRQVEHRSDRRPQLADLRESGQIEQDADLIIFLHRPEYYKKNPSPEEKGIAEVIVAKQRQGPTGIIKVAFIKDFAKFASLTTPVGEAEEEIFEEEESFSDEDYDLDF; encoded by the coding sequence ATGCTTTCTCTTAACATAAAACCTCCCCACGACCCGGCTGCTGAGAGGTCGGTTCTCGGCACGATGCTCGCCGACCCGGACAATATACCCGTTGTCCTTGAGTATCTCACCGAGGAAGACTTTTACATAGAGGAGCATAAACTCCTGTTCAATATAATAGTCAAACTCTGGCAGGAGCACGGAAATAACTGGGACGAGGTAATTCTCGGGGACTATATCAGGAAGGAAGGTCTTGAGGAGAGACTGCCCTTTGAGTGGATACTCGGCATATACGAAGAGGCTGCGCCTATAAATACTTTGGAAACAGCGTGCAGAATAGTTAAGGAGAAGGCAGGTCTCAGGTCTGTTCTTGAGCTTTCGGTGAACCTGATAAAGGATGTCAAAGAGCTTCAGGATTTCAACACGATAATAGAGGTCGCCCAATCAAAGATATTTGAGATATCAGAAAAGACGACGGTTACCCATTACCACCATATTAAGGATGTTGCCCGAGAGGTGATAGAGATAATAGACAAGTTCCGTAAAACAGAGAGGCTCGTTACCGGACTCTCAACCGGGTTCACCGAACTTGATATGATGACCACGGGTTTTCACCCTTCAGACCTTATAGTCCTTGCCGCCCGTCCGGGTATGGGTAAAACCTCCTTTATGCTCACACTGGTAAGTCACGCTGCCTTCGTGGAAGAGAAACCCGTTGCTATATTCTCCCTTGAGATGAGCAAGGAACAGCTCGTTATGAGGCTGCTTTCAGGTATGGCTGAGGTTCCCCTTCAGAAGCTGAGGTCTGGATTTATTACCGATGATGAAAGGGAAAAGCTCCTCTCTGCGGCTTTGGAGCTTTCAAAGGCAGAGATATATATAGATGATACCCCAGCTTTAACTACCACCGAGCTTAGAGTAAAGTCAAGGAAGCTTAAGAAAGAAAAAGGGATTGAGTTCATAGCTGTTGACTATCTTCAAATGCTTCGCTCACCCGTTAGGAAATCCTCCCGTCAGGAGGAGGTTGCAGAGATATCAAGAAATCTCAAAGCCCTTGCGAAGGAACTCTCAATTCCGGTGCTGGCTCTTGCCCAGCTCTCAAGGCAGGTAGAGCACAGGAGTGACAGGCGTCCACAGTTGGCAGACCTGAGGGAGTCAGGACAGATAGAGCAGGATGCAGACCTGATAATATTCCTTCACAGACCGGAGTATTACAAGAAGAATCCTTCCCCAGAGGAAAAGGGTATAGCAGAGGTTATAGTTGCAAAACAGAGACAGGGTCCAACAGGCATAATAAAGGTTGCGTTCATAAAAGACTTCGCTAAGTTTGCCTCCCTTACCACACCTGTTGGAGAGGCGGAAGAGGAAATATTTGAAGAGGAAGAGAGCTTCTCCGATGAGGACTACGACCTTGATTTTTGA
- a CDS encoding RidA family protein — MKRAIFTEGAPAPVGPYSQAIEVNGTLYVSGQIGIDPGTNRLRESFEGQAEQVLKNVEAVLQEAGYSKGDIVKVVIYLTDITKFKEFNSLYESFFQGIEPKPARVTVGVKELPLGAQIEVEVTAVKV; from the coding sequence ATGAAGAGGGCTATTTTTACAGAGGGCGCCCCTGCACCCGTTGGTCCTTACTCCCAAGCTATTGAAGTTAATGGGACCCTTTACGTCTCTGGACAGATAGGTATAGACCCTGGGACTAATCGGCTGAGGGAAAGCTTTGAGGGGCAGGCTGAGCAAGTTCTTAAGAATGTGGAAGCCGTATTACAGGAGGCAGGCTACTCAAAGGGAGACATAGTTAAGGTGGTTATATACCTGACAGATATAACGAAGTTCAAAGAGTTTAACTCCCTTTATGAGAGCTTCTTTCAAGGGATAGAACCAAAGCCTGCTCGTGTTACCGTTGGGGTAAAAGAACTCCCCTTGGGTGCTCAAATAGAAGTAGAGGTTACCGCTGTAAAGGTTTAA
- the dnaK gene encoding molecular chaperone DnaK: MAEKVLGIDLGTTNSVVAVIIGDEPQVIQNQEGARLTPSVVSWTKDKEILVGEPAKRRAVLDPENTIYESKRFIGRKYEEVKEEAKRVSYKVVADDKGDAAFDVPNAGKLVRPEEVGAHVLRKLKEAAEAYLGEKITKAVITVPAYFNERQRQATKDAGRIAGLEVLRILNEPTAAALAYGLDKKNDVKILVYDFGGGTFDVSILEGGDGVIEVKATSGDTHLGGANIDERIMEWLIGEFKKETGIDLKGDKTALQRLKEAAEQAKKELSFKLETEINLPFITIDPNSNQPLHLQKKLTRARLEEMIKDLIDRTMDIVKKALEDAKLKPQDIDDVVLVGGSTRIPLVQQRIKEFFGKEPHKGVNPDEVVAVGAAIQAGVLSGEVKEILLVDVTPLSLGVETYGGVMTTLIPRNTPIPYKKCEVFTTAADFQTEVEIHVLQGERPLAKDNKSLGKFFLTGIAPAPRGVPKIEVCFDIDADGILHVTAKDLGTGKEQSIKIQPSSGLTQEEIEKMVKEAEAHAEEDRKKKELIETKNQLDQLVYNLEKIVNENKDKLPEDTVKEAQEVVEEAKKVMQEAQSVEEIKTVMDKVLNVSSKVGSSIYEGAGKQAGEGDKKEGGDDVVDAKPVD, from the coding sequence ATGGCGGAGAAGGTTCTTGGTATAGACCTTGGGACAACGAACTCTGTAGTTGCGGTGATAATAGGGGATGAACCCCAAGTTATACAGAATCAGGAGGGAGCAAGATTAACACCCTCTGTAGTTTCGTGGACGAAGGATAAGGAGATTTTAGTTGGAGAACCGGCAAAGAGGAGAGCCGTCTTGGACCCTGAGAACACCATATACGAGTCCAAGAGGTTTATAGGTAGGAAGTACGAAGAGGTAAAGGAGGAAGCCAAAAGGGTCTCTTACAAGGTTGTCGCGGACGATAAAGGAGACGCTGCCTTTGACGTTCCTAACGCTGGAAAGCTGGTAAGACCTGAAGAGGTTGGAGCTCATGTTTTAAGGAAGCTAAAGGAGGCAGCCGAAGCTTACCTCGGAGAGAAGATTACAAAGGCTGTAATAACTGTGCCTGCCTACTTTAATGAAAGGCAAAGGCAAGCAACGAAGGATGCAGGCAGGATAGCGGGACTGGAAGTCCTCAGAATTCTTAACGAACCTACGGCTGCGGCTCTTGCGTATGGTCTGGATAAGAAGAACGACGTCAAGATACTGGTTTATGACTTCGGAGGTGGAACCTTTGATGTTTCAATCCTTGAAGGGGGAGACGGTGTTATAGAGGTTAAGGCTACGAGTGGAGATACCCATCTGGGTGGAGCAAACATAGATGAGAGAATAATGGAGTGGCTCATAGGAGAATTCAAGAAGGAGACGGGTATAGACCTCAAGGGAGATAAAACCGCCCTTCAGAGACTCAAAGAGGCGGCAGAGCAGGCTAAGAAGGAGCTTTCCTTCAAACTTGAGACGGAGATAAACCTTCCTTTCATAACCATAGACCCAAATAGCAACCAGCCTCTTCACCTTCAGAAGAAGCTGACCAGAGCAAGGCTTGAGGAGATGATTAAAGACCTCATAGATAGGACCATGGATATAGTCAAGAAAGCTCTTGAGGATGCCAAGTTAAAACCCCAGGATATAGATGACGTGGTTCTCGTTGGAGGTTCTACAAGGATACCTCTTGTACAGCAAAGGATTAAAGAATTCTTCGGTAAGGAGCCCCATAAGGGGGTTAACCCCGATGAGGTTGTTGCGGTTGGAGCTGCTATACAGGCTGGTGTCCTTTCGGGAGAGGTTAAGGAGATACTCCTCGTTGACGTTACTCCCTTATCGCTGGGTGTTGAAACATACGGAGGTGTGATGACGACGCTTATTCCGAGAAACACTCCTATACCCTATAAAAAGTGTGAGGTGTTCACAACGGCAGCAGACTTCCAGACTGAGGTTGAGATTCACGTCCTGCAGGGTGAGAGACCCCTGGCAAAGGACAACAAGTCTTTAGGAAAGTTCTTCCTTACAGGGATAGCTCCAGCACCTAGGGGTGTCCCCAAGATAGAGGTATGTTTTGATATAGACGCAGACGGCATCCTCCACGTTACAGCCAAGGACCTGGGTACGGGTAAGGAACAGTCTATAAAGATTCAGCCCTCTTCTGGGCTCACTCAGGAGGAGATAGAGAAAATGGTTAAAGAGGCGGAGGCTCACGCAGAGGAGGACAGGAAGAAGAAAGAGCTCATAGAAACCAAGAACCAGCTTGACCAGCTGGTTTACAACCTTGAGAAGATAGTGAACGAGAACAAGGACAAGCTTCCAGAAGATACAGTGAAGGAAGCCCAGGAAGTTGTGGAGGAAGCTAAGAAGGTCATGCAGGAAGCCCAATCGGTAGAGGAGATTAAGACTGTTATGGACAAAGTTCTGAACGTTTCCTCTAAGGTCGGTTCCAGTATATATGAAGGTGCTGGCAAACAGGCAGGGGAAGGGGATAAGAAGGAAGGCGGAGATGACGTTGTAGATGCCAAGCCCGTTGATTAA
- a CDS encoding chemotaxis protein CheW: protein MADIMPVGETKPSVALTGVEEFLGISLERELIGIPLKKTLTISKVLDAVKVPYTPSYIVGVINLRGEIIPVLSLKQLLGLREERETTRIVVLDSVHGKAGVLVDRIIGVVRVPQEKLEPNPMAGRYSAFVSNVAQTEYGLMEILDVDRLINSIVKKD, encoded by the coding sequence ATGGCTGACATAATGCCGGTTGGAGAGACAAAGCCGAGCGTGGCTCTCACAGGTGTTGAAGAGTTTCTCGGTATATCTCTTGAAAGGGAGCTGATAGGTATACCCCTGAAAAAGACGTTGACGATATCAAAGGTCCTTGATGCGGTTAAGGTACCTTACACCCCCAGTTACATCGTGGGTGTGATAAATCTGCGAGGGGAGATAATCCCCGTTCTATCCCTGAAACAGCTCCTGGGTTTGAGAGAGGAGAGGGAAACGACAAGGATAGTCGTGCTTGATTCCGTTCACGGAAAGGCTGGGGTTCTGGTGGACAGAATAATAGGAGTTGTAAGGGTTCCCCAGGAGAAGCTTGAACCCAACCCTATGGCGGGCAGATACAGTGCCTTTGTGAGCAATGTAGCACAGACCGAGTACGGTCTGATGGAGATACTTGACGTTGATAGACTTATAAATTCAATAGTAAAGAAGGACTAA
- a CDS encoding chemotaxis protein CheA yields the protein MISDDMREIFNEFVVEAEENLHRVEEALLELERDPKNEELLNATFRAMHTLKGGAGFLGLNAIVEVAHAAEDVLGKLRSGELTLTPEINDAVLEAVDFIRSALSLYESGEQVETPRDLIERLRELQSGSAVAQKGEGESSIDDLLERYGFAHLKGKPIEDILEELILLPPDERPLELIDELDKIVASGGAPEEVALPEERALETVQEELEGEPKPEEKEEVLPETKKAPVKAEGEKILRIDVQKIEALMNLVGELVLERNRLLRVFQKLYEEYQSKTVDEFETVMSSLDRIVGDLQLAVMKTRMQPVKRLFQKFPRVVRDLARMLGKEVELVLEGEDAEMDKTVLEKLEEPLIHLIRNAVDHGIELPDERVRLGKPRKGTVKLSAYYHGDRIFIEIADDGRGIDIERVKKKALEKGIISPDRAEKMTEKDLLFLIFHPGFSTAEGVSQVSGRGVGMDVVMNTVSAFRGTIDIETEHNNGTRIILSFPLTVGIIRSLLVSVGGRLFAIPIYSVLEIIQGEDAQITTVSGKEVLILRELTIPLINLGEALEMGGGNVGYVIVSQVGSQKVAFTVEELFGDEEVVVKPLGKIIGEIQGISGATITGDGKVVLILDLDGILKREMRTLSLV from the coding sequence ATGATAAGCGACGATATGAGAGAGATATTCAATGAGTTTGTCGTTGAAGCTGAGGAGAACCTTCATAGGGTTGAAGAGGCTCTGCTGGAGCTTGAAAGAGACCCCAAAAACGAGGAACTCCTTAACGCTACCTTTAGGGCTATGCACACCCTCAAGGGGGGTGCCGGTTTTCTTGGGCTGAACGCCATAGTTGAAGTAGCCCATGCTGCGGAGGATGTTCTCGGAAAGCTGAGAAGTGGGGAGCTCACCTTGACCCCGGAGATAAACGATGCTGTGCTTGAAGCGGTTGATTTTATACGTTCTGCTCTTTCCCTTTATGAGTCCGGTGAACAGGTTGAAACCCCAAGAGACCTGATAGAAAGGCTCAGGGAGCTTCAGTCTGGAAGCGCAGTTGCCCAAAAAGGGGAAGGAGAGAGCAGTATAGATGACCTTCTTGAAAGATACGGATTCGCTCATCTTAAGGGCAAGCCCATTGAGGATATACTTGAGGAGCTGATACTCCTTCCTCCTGATGAGAGACCCCTTGAACTGATAGATGAGCTTGACAAGATAGTGGCGAGCGGTGGGGCTCCCGAGGAGGTTGCACTTCCGGAGGAAAGGGCTCTTGAAACAGTTCAAGAGGAGTTAGAAGGAGAACCTAAGCCTGAAGAGAAAGAGGAAGTCTTGCCGGAAACGAAGAAAGCACCTGTAAAAGCGGAAGGCGAGAAGATTTTGAGGATAGATGTTCAAAAGATAGAAGCTCTCATGAACTTAGTTGGGGAGCTTGTTCTTGAGAGAAACAGACTCCTCAGGGTGTTCCAAAAGCTTTATGAAGAGTATCAGTCAAAGACTGTTGATGAGTTTGAGACCGTGATGTCCTCCCTTGACAGGATAGTTGGAGACCTGCAACTTGCCGTTATGAAAACCCGTATGCAACCGGTAAAGAGACTCTTTCAGAAGTTTCCCAGGGTTGTAAGAGACCTCGCGAGGATGTTGGGTAAGGAAGTTGAGCTTGTCCTTGAGGGTGAAGATGCAGAGATGGATAAGACCGTCCTTGAGAAGCTGGAAGAGCCTCTTATACACCTTATAAGGAACGCTGTGGATCATGGGATAGAACTCCCCGATGAGAGGGTAAGACTTGGCAAACCCAGAAAAGGCACTGTGAAGCTCAGTGCCTATTACCATGGAGACAGAATATTTATTGAGATAGCTGATGACGGGAGGGGCATAGACATTGAGAGGGTGAAGAAGAAAGCCCTTGAAAAGGGCATAATTTCTCCCGACAGGGCTGAAAAGATGACCGAAAAGGACCTCCTCTTTCTAATATTCCATCCTGGTTTCTCAACAGCTGAAGGAGTTTCGCAAGTTTCGGGAAGGGGTGTAGGGATGGATGTGGTTATGAATACAGTCTCCGCTTTCAGGGGAACTATAGATATTGAGACCGAGCATAACAACGGAACCAGGATAATCCTGTCCTTCCCTCTCACAGTTGGGATAATCCGTTCTCTTCTCGTTTCAGTAGGTGGAAGACTCTTCGCCATACCCATATACTCTGTCCTTGAGATAATTCAGGGCGAGGACGCTCAGATTACAACGGTTTCCGGCAAGGAAGTCCTTATACTTAGGGAGCTTACTATACCTCTAATAAACCTTGGGGAAGCCCTTGAGATGGGTGGGGGGAACGTAGGTTACGTTATAGTTTCACAGGTTGGAAGCCAGAAGGTAGCGTTTACTGTGGAAGAGCTCTTTGGAGACGAGGAGGTAGTCGTTAAACCTTTAGGGAAGATAATAGGTGAGATACAGGGCATATCTGGAGCTACCATAACGGGGGACGGAAAGGTTGTGCTCATACTTGACCTTGATGGAATACTGAAGCGTGAGATGAGAACATTAAGTCTTGTTTGA
- a CDS encoding chemotaxis protein CheV has product MKPERTGALPDILETGKNELEIVDFRIYEDREEGVYEWIFGVNVAKVREVLRIPKITKVPNLPPEVEGMAEIRGKLVPVISLARWMGIHEPPERKKLLLHLEFLRENVGVIVHDAKRIRRISWKDIKKAPDTLNQKMGGRITGVVDTEDGLLIVLDFEGILHDIGLLKVFHEAEAYKEAKKTKKSATILVAEDSPVARKIVKDILEAAGHSVILAEDGLEAWNLLNEYFNKAKEEGKAITEFIQLVITDIEMPNMDGLTLTKKIKETVGLMGLPVVVNTTLSDESNRQRAFRVNADGFIVKFDAEELLEMVNKLAMRGEQV; this is encoded by the coding sequence ATGAAGCCTGAGAGAACGGGTGCTCTTCCCGATATATTGGAAACGGGGAAGAATGAGCTTGAGATAGTTGACTTCAGGATATATGAGGATAGGGAGGAAGGGGTTTACGAGTGGATATTTGGGGTTAACGTTGCAAAAGTTAGGGAGGTTCTCAGAATACCAAAGATAACAAAGGTACCAAACCTCCCCCCAGAAGTTGAGGGTATGGCAGAGATTAGGGGAAAACTTGTCCCCGTTATAAGCCTTGCCCGCTGGATGGGTATACATGAACCTCCCGAGAGGAAGAAACTTCTCCTACACCTTGAATTTCTCAGAGAGAACGTAGGTGTTATAGTTCACGATGCCAAGCGGATAAGGAGGATAAGCTGGAAGGATATAAAGAAGGCTCCGGACACCCTTAACCAGAAGATGGGAGGTAGGATAACCGGAGTTGTGGACACGGAAGATGGGCTTCTTATAGTCCTTGACTTTGAAGGTATCCTCCATGACATAGGACTCTTAAAGGTCTTTCACGAAGCCGAAGCCTATAAAGAGGCAAAGAAAACTAAAAAGTCAGCTACCATACTTGTGGCTGAGGACTCACCCGTTGCGAGGAAAATCGTAAAGGACATCCTTGAAGCTGCCGGCCACAGTGTTATCCTCGCTGAGGACGGACTTGAGGCGTGGAACTTGTTGAATGAATATTTCAACAAGGCAAAGGAGGAAGGTAAGGCTATCACAGAGTTTATTCAGCTTGTCATAACCGACATAGAGATGCCTAACATGGATGGGCTCACCCTGACCAAGAAGATAAAGGAAACGGTGGGACTTATGGGACTTCCAGTTGTTGTGAACACGACCCTGAGCGATGAGTCCAACAGACAGAGAGCTTTCAGAGTGAACGCGGACGGGTTTATAGTCAAGTTTGATGCCGAGGAGCTTCTTGAGATGGTTAATAAGCTTGCTATGAGAGGAGAGCAGGTATGA
- a CDS encoding methyl-accepting chemotaxis protein codes for MAEEKVQECAKYMEELSKLTENLMKISKQSNLLALNAAIEAARVGEAGKGFAVVATEFRKLADNTSKLSKEIKTIVDQLTKALSVEDKHEA; via the coding sequence ATGGCTGAGGAGAAAGTTCAGGAATGTGCAAAGTATATGGAGGAGCTTTCAAAGTTAACTGAGAACCTTATGAAGATATCCAAGCAATCAAACCTCCTTGCTCTCAACGCTGCCATAGAAGCTGCGAGGGTTGGCGAAGCTGGGAAGGGTTTTGCTGTTGTTGCTACGGAGTTCAGAAAGCTTGCCGATAACACCTCCAAGCTTTCTAAGGAGATAAAGACGATAGTTGACCAGCTTACAAAAGCCCTGAGTGTGGAGGATAAGCATGAAGCCTGA